A stretch of the Ascaphus truei isolate aAscTru1 chromosome 4, aAscTru1.hap1, whole genome shotgun sequence genome encodes the following:
- the SAMD5 gene encoding sterile alpha motif domain-containing protein 5 isoform X2, whose protein sequence is MKILVNKEENKTEQIGFCFQHMKKSDCGCRMTGDASIFLGGNKFHTMCTNIVYEWLKTLQLSQYTESFVDNGYDDLEVCKQIGDPDLDAIGVLIAQHRKKIHDAVHRLREEDKEASSGLYFTLEPQVGSPTPDIYTSHLVEQYETKAWREAQGHKPVPRSNKSGQLSRSLVTYPKLKLKIMIRDKLIRDGVNLSKLPFSKKAAHGPYKEVQ, encoded by the exons atGAAGATACTCGTTAATAAGGAAGAAAATAAG ACTGAACAAATTGGATTTTGTTTCCAGCACATGAAGAAGTCTGATTGTGGCTGCAGAATGACAGGAGACGCCAG CATTTTTCTTGGTGGCAACAAGTTTCACACCATGTGTACAAACATAGTGTATGAGTGGTTAAAGACTCTGCAGCTTTCTCAATACACCGAGTCTTTTGTGGATAATGGGTACGATGATTTGGAGGTTTGCAAGCAGATCGGGGACCCTGATTTGGACGCAATTGGGGTATTGATCGCCCAGCACCGCAAGAAGATACACGATGCTGTCCACAGACTGAGGGAGGAGGACAAAGAGGCTTCAAGTGGATTGTATTTTACGTTAGAGCCTCAGGTGGGCTCACCTACCCCTGATATTTACACCAGCCACTTGGTGGAGCAGTACGAGACCAAAGCGTGGAGGGAAGCGCAGGGTCATAAACCAGTTCCCAGAAGTAACAAAAGTGGTCAGCTGAGCAGAAGCTTGGTCACTTATCCTAAGCTGAAACTAAAGATCATGATAAGGGATAAACTCATACGGGACGGGGTCAACCTCAGCAAGCTGCCTTTCTCCAAAAAG
- the SAMD5 gene encoding sterile alpha motif domain-containing protein 5 isoform X5 — MKILVNKEENKTEQIGFCFQHMKKSDCGCRMTGDASIFLGGNKFHTMCTNIVYEWLKTLQLSQYTESFVDNGYDDLEVCKQIGDPDLDAIGVLIAQHRKKIHDAVHRLREEDKEASSGLYFTLEPQVGSPTPDIYTSHLVEQYETKAWREAQGHKPVPRSNKSGQLSRSLVTYPKLKLKIMIRDKLIRDGVNLSKLPFSKKRR; from the exons atGAAGATACTCGTTAATAAGGAAGAAAATAAG ACTGAACAAATTGGATTTTGTTTCCAGCACATGAAGAAGTCTGATTGTGGCTGCAGAATGACAGGAGACGCCAG CATTTTTCTTGGTGGCAACAAGTTTCACACCATGTGTACAAACATAGTGTATGAGTGGTTAAAGACTCTGCAGCTTTCTCAATACACCGAGTCTTTTGTGGATAATGGGTACGATGATTTGGAGGTTTGCAAGCAGATCGGGGACCCTGATTTGGACGCAATTGGGGTATTGATCGCCCAGCACCGCAAGAAGATACACGATGCTGTCCACAGACTGAGGGAGGAGGACAAAGAGGCTTCAAGTGGATTGTATTTTACGTTAGAGCCTCAGGTGGGCTCACCTACCCCTGATATTTACACCAGCCACTTGGTGGAGCAGTACGAGACCAAAGCGTGGAGGGAAGCGCAGGGTCATAAACCAGTTCCCAGAAGTAACAAAAGTGGTCAGCTGAGCAGAAGCTTGGTCACTTATCCTAAGCTGAAACTAAAGATCATGATAAGGGATAAACTCATACGGGACGGGGTCAACCTCAGCAAGCTGCCTTTCTCCAAAAAG
- the SAMD5 gene encoding sterile alpha motif domain-containing protein 5 isoform X4 has protein sequence MKILVNKEENKTEQIGFCFQHMKKSDCGCRMTGDASIFLGGNKFHTMCTNIVYEWLKTLQLSQYTESFVDNGYDDLEVCKQIGDPDLDAIGVLIAQHRKKIHDAVHRLREEDKEASSGLYFTLEPQVGSPTPDIYTSHLVEQYETKAWREAQGHKPVPRSNKSGQLSRSLVTYPKLKLKIMIRDKLIRDGVNLSKLPFSKKPF, from the exons atGAAGATACTCGTTAATAAGGAAGAAAATAAG ACTGAACAAATTGGATTTTGTTTCCAGCACATGAAGAAGTCTGATTGTGGCTGCAGAATGACAGGAGACGCCAG CATTTTTCTTGGTGGCAACAAGTTTCACACCATGTGTACAAACATAGTGTATGAGTGGTTAAAGACTCTGCAGCTTTCTCAATACACCGAGTCTTTTGTGGATAATGGGTACGATGATTTGGAGGTTTGCAAGCAGATCGGGGACCCTGATTTGGACGCAATTGGGGTATTGATCGCCCAGCACCGCAAGAAGATACACGATGCTGTCCACAGACTGAGGGAGGAGGACAAAGAGGCTTCAAGTGGATTGTATTTTACGTTAGAGCCTCAGGTGGGCTCACCTACCCCTGATATTTACACCAGCCACTTGGTGGAGCAGTACGAGACCAAAGCGTGGAGGGAAGCGCAGGGTCATAAACCAGTTCCCAGAAGTAACAAAAGTGGTCAGCTGAGCAGAAGCTTGGTCACTTATCCTAAGCTGAAACTAAAGATCATGATAAGGGATAAACTCATACGGGACGGGGTCAACCTCAGCAAGCTGCCTTTCTCCAAAAAG